The sequence below is a genomic window from bacterium.
AGGGAAAAGCTTTTATAACTTTCACAGACCCCACGGGAGTCTTAACGGAAAGACTCCTTTCTAAATTCTACGAGAGAGGTTGCAATGATACCAAATTCGTCAGCCGAGGTCGGAGTCATCACATATAAAGCTTGCTATCTTGCTATTATAGATACAAATACGGGGTGCTAATATGCGAACTAAAAAAATACTTGTAATCCCCCATTTCCCGGGAGAGGAAATAAGAGTAAGAGAAAAAGAAATAGCCTTACATTTGGCGGAATATTACGAAGTGTATTATCTTTATTGGCGTCAACCTGAAGACCGTAACATAACAGAAAGATTTAAAAGTTTATTGTCGAATATTTTTCAACCGACATCTTTTAGGAAAAAAGGAAAAATATGGTATCTAAGGATCTCATGCATTCCGACACCAAGAGCAATAGCTAAAATATTTAATAAGATTTCTCTTTCAAGGCTTTTTAGAAGAATTTCTTTTGATGTCGTTATAAATGCTTCTTTTCTTTTTCCTGTGAAAAAAGAACCTCATCATAGATATTTTGTAGATTTGGTAGATCTTCCAGTAGAGAACTGGCAGGATAAATTAGGGACATATATGTTAAAATTTTATGAGGAGGAGGTATTAAAGGCGGATAAAGTATTCGTGGTGTCTGAAAGTCTCGGAGAAATAATTTCGGAGAAGTTTAATTGTAAGACTATATTCCTTCCAAATGGAACAAATATAAACTTTTTTAGAAATGTAATGAAGGAAGATGTTTCAAAATTAAGAACAAGATTAGGATTAGAAGGAAAAGAGATTCTGGGTGCGGTAGGGAATTGGGGAGAATGGATGAATCTACCGTTTTTATTAAAGGTGTTTGGTGAGTTCAAAAAAGGTCATAAAAACGCAGCCTTAGTATTAGTTGGTCCCGGCCCCGAAGTTTCTAAATATAAAAACGAAGCAATAGATGACTCTGTCATTTTTGTAGGTTCGGTCCGCCCTGATAATATTGAAAAATATTTCCTTCTTTTTGATTTGGCAATACTACCGAATAAAAAGACATTATGGCAAGATGTTGCTTTCCATATAAAGCTTGTAGAGTATACTGCCGCGAGAAAGATGGTAGTGTCCACTCCTCTTCGTGAGGTATTGAATTTGGGGTTTCCCAATGTGATTGCCGTCGAGCATGATGTAGAAAAATGGATAGATGCAATCGAAAA
It includes:
- a CDS encoding glycosyltransferase, whose protein sequence is MRTKKILVIPHFPGEEIRVREKEIALHLAEYYEVYYLYWRQPEDRNITERFKSLLSNIFQPTSFRKKGKIWYLRISCIPTPRAIAKIFNKISLSRLFRRISFDVVINASFLFPVKKEPHHRYFVDLVDLPVENWQDKLGTYMLKFYEEEVLKADKVFVVSESLGEIISEKFNCKTIFLPNGTNINFFRNVMKEDVSKLRTRLGLEGKEILGAVGNWGEWMNLPFLLKVFGEFKKGHKNAALVLVGPGPEVSKYKNEAIDDSVIFVGSVRPDNIEKYFLLFDLAILPNKKTLWQDVAFHIKLVEYTAARKMVVSTPLREVLNLGFPNVIAVEHDVEKWIDAIEKGLNITWNPDWDLLVEHFDWRNILECVVGWIEE